The Thermosinus carboxydivorans Nor1 genomic interval CCAAAGAGCAGGAAACGGCTTAGTGCTCACACTTGCCACCACAGTCAGTAAACTTACGGTCAAAAAGGCCAGCGGGGCCAACCATAATCTCAGCAAATAGCTGGGAGGGATTTTGGCATAAAGCATAACCCCGTGCATAAGGACGATGATCGCCAGCAATGTCGCCGGCCGGGGCAAGACCAGCGCCAGGCCAAGCGCGCCCCCGCCCAGCAGCAGCTTTTCGCCGATGCTGACATGGTTTAAGCGGTTATTGTAGGCAAAATAATCAAGCTGCAATACTATCACAATATATCACTATCTTCCCACTTCATACCTCATACTTCATACCTCATACCTCATACCTCATACTTCCTACCCGCCTTTCCCCGCTGGTAACCGAAAAAGTAGCCGATAATTCCGGCGCCCAGCGCGGCCTGCACCGCAAACAGGAAACTTTCCACTTCCGCTGACGGCGGTTCCCACAAGTTCGTAAACCAGGGCTGATAATCGGGGCGAATACCAGCAATAACATCCTTTACTTTGTCATCGGCACCGCCGAAATCGGCATTTTGCTGGAAGACCAGCGGCCAAACGGCGAGAATAATCGCCAATGCTACAAGGATGGCGTTTTGTCTAGTTCTCATGCGTGATTCCTCCGCTCGTTCCACCATAAATCAATCATGCCCAATGCGGCGTACCGGGTAAGCGTGTTATAGACAACCACGCTCAATATCCCCTCACTCACCGCTAACGGCAGCTGGGTAAGGGCAAAAATGCCGAGAAATTTCGCATAAGCGGCCCAAACACCGCCGACCGCGTCGGGAAAGGCCAAGGCCAACTGCCCAGCCGTTACTAGGTAGGTAGCCCAGTCGCCTAACATTGCCGCTAAGAAAATGGCTATTTTTTCGGACAAACCCACCCGGCAGGCTATTTTAAAAATGCCCCAGGCCACAAAGGCGCCGGCGATGCCCATGGAAAAAGTATTGGCCCCCCAGGTGGTAAGGCCGCCATGGGCCAAAAGCAGCGCTTGAAAGATGAGGACAATGCCGCTTAGTACCGACGACACGGCCGGACCAAAGAGGACAGCGCTCAGTCCTACCCCGGTCGGATGCGAACTCGAGCCGGTAACGGAGGGAATCTTGAGCGCTGATAATACGAAAATAAAGGCGGCGGCCAGTCCCAAAATCATCTTGCGTTCAGGATGTGCGGCCAGCAGGCCGCGGATGCGCCTTATCCCTGCCGCCAAAAATGGGATCACGGCAGCCCCCCAAAGAAGCGCCTGTTCTTTGGGCAAAAACCCTTCCATAATGTGCATGGCGTGCGCCACGGCTGGCGCTATTACGCTTATAATAAAAAAATACCCCAATAGCCCAATTGCTTTCATTTAGTATCCTTCC includes:
- a CDS encoding energy-coupling factor ABC transporter substrate-binding protein, encoding MRTRQNAILVALAIILAVWPLVFQQNADFGGADDKVKDVIAGIRPDYQPWFTNLWEPPSAEVESFLFAVQAALGAGIIGYFFGYQRGKAGRKYEV
- a CDS encoding energy-coupling factor ABC transporter permease — translated: MKAIGLLGYFFIISVIAPAVAHAMHIMEGFLPKEQALLWGAAVIPFLAAGIRRIRGLLAAHPERKMILGLAAAFIFVLSALKIPSVTGSSSHPTGVGLSAVLFGPAVSSVLSGIVLIFQALLLAHGGLTTWGANTFSMGIAGAFVAWGIFKIACRVGLSEKIAIFLAAMLGDWATYLVTAGQLALAFPDAVGGVWAAYAKFLGIFALTQLPLAVSEGILSVVVYNTLTRYAALGMIDLWWNERRNHA